A region of Mesorhizobium sp. M3A.F.Ca.ET.080.04.2.1 DNA encodes the following proteins:
- a CDS encoding MFS transporter: MALQNGGALLAEDANRWSMLGVLCLAVVLSLTTWFSATAIVPELRAAWQLSGAVDVWLTNGVQIGFVAGALAASLVNLPDIVRLNRLMAISALVAAAANASLLLQPGPAGLIAARILTGVALAGVYPPALKLVSTWFVRGRGLALGALIGALTLGSSLPHLFRALAGSLDWQLVVMAATAAALAGSMLFWFFAREGPYAFGKAVFQPRQIGAVFRIRPLMLVNIGYLGHMWELYAMWAWLLAYTRAALEAQQQSSPQLASVLTFLAIAVGAGGCLIGGVLSDRFGRSLTTAGMMMVSGSCAIVIGFAFDGPLWLFGLVILVWGVSVVGDSAQFSAAATELADQRFVGTALSVQLGLGFGLTVLTIWLLPHAAALLGWRWAFLVLAPGPLIGTLAMLSLRRLPAAASMAHGKR, translated from the coding sequence ATGGCCTTGCAGAACGGCGGCGCTCTCCTTGCCGAGGATGCAAACCGCTGGAGCATGCTCGGCGTGCTTTGCCTTGCCGTCGTGCTGTCACTCACCACCTGGTTCTCGGCGACAGCGATCGTTCCCGAACTCAGGGCCGCCTGGCAGCTGTCGGGGGCGGTCGATGTCTGGCTGACCAATGGCGTGCAGATCGGCTTCGTCGCCGGCGCGCTGGCGGCCAGCCTGGTCAACCTGCCCGACATCGTCAGGCTCAACCGGCTGATGGCGATCTCGGCCCTCGTCGCGGCCGCGGCCAATGCCTCGCTCCTGCTGCAGCCGGGGCCCGCAGGCCTTATTGCGGCGCGCATCCTGACCGGCGTGGCGCTGGCCGGCGTCTATCCGCCGGCCTTAAAGCTGGTCTCGACATGGTTCGTGCGCGGACGGGGACTGGCGCTCGGCGCCCTCATCGGCGCTCTCACGCTTGGATCCTCGCTGCCGCATCTGTTCCGGGCGCTGGCCGGTTCGCTCGACTGGCAGCTCGTGGTGATGGCCGCCACCGCGGCCGCGCTTGCCGGCTCGATGCTGTTCTGGTTCTTCGCCCGCGAGGGGCCCTATGCCTTCGGCAAGGCCGTGTTCCAACCGCGCCAGATCGGCGCGGTTTTTCGCATCCGGCCGCTGATGCTGGTCAATATCGGCTATCTCGGCCACATGTGGGAGCTTTACGCCATGTGGGCCTGGCTGCTCGCCTATACGCGCGCCGCGCTGGAGGCGCAGCAGCAGTCCTCGCCCCAACTGGCGTCGGTGCTGACTTTCCTGGCCATCGCCGTCGGTGCGGGCGGCTGCCTCATCGGCGGCGTGCTCTCCGATCGCTTCGGCCGCAGCCTGACCACCGCCGGGATGATGATGGTGTCCGGTTCCTGCGCAATAGTCATTGGTTTCGCCTTCGACGGACCGCTGTGGCTGTTCGGGCTGGTCATCCTGGTCTGGGGCGTTTCGGTGGTTGGTGATTCCGCGCAGTTCTCGGCGGCGGCGACAGAGCTTGCCGACCAGCGTTTCGTCGGCACCGCGCTGTCGGTGCAGCTTGGGCTCGGCTTCGGGTTGACGGTGCTGACGATCTGGCTGCTGCCGCATGCCGCGGCTCTGCTCGGCTGGCGCTGGGCTTTCCTGGTGCTGGCGCCGGGCCCGCTCATCGGCACGCTGGCCATGCTTTCGCTGCGCCGCTTGCCGGCCGCCGCAAGCATGGCGCACGGCAAGCGGTGA
- a CDS encoding alpha/beta hydrolase, which produces MTDGPQAGPLELRVLGNFEVARGGELLDLPPSRKTRALLAYLAVTARSHQRERLCEIFWDVPDDPRGALRWSLSKIRQVLGDSESALAADRNAVSLKVETDYARLQPLVKGELSSWPTDELEAVVASIRGDVLADLSLERCAEYEAWRQAIASEVEIAELGILRELVERLAGEPKRALPLARRLRRLVPEDASLAAEIEALEEKVRTAAAQPTARSAQPATAVAAPPQSPAPAKRPAHAQDPGRAVHFCRAVDGTRLAYARTGSGPPILRAAHWMSHLTYDWDSPIWRHWIAALSRDNQLVRYDERCNGLSQRQVPDVSFDTMVSDLECVVEAAGLDRFTLLGLSQSCAVSIAYAIRHPEKVSGMILYGGYVKGWRARGDAGEIATREAIATLMREGWGKSNPMFRQVFCSMFIPGATHEHFAWMDELLLRTILPDDAWRLQSAFSVIDVGDLLEKVSVPTLVLHARDDNVAPVESGRTLAAGIPGARFLELESRNHILLEGEPAFDEFVGHVRAFIAETAG; this is translated from the coding sequence ATGACCGACGGTCCGCAAGCCGGGCCGCTGGAATTGCGCGTGCTCGGTAATTTTGAGGTGGCCCGCGGCGGCGAATTGCTCGACCTGCCGCCCTCACGCAAGACCCGCGCCCTGCTCGCCTACCTTGCCGTCACCGCCAGGTCGCATCAGCGCGAGCGGCTATGCGAGATCTTCTGGGACGTTCCGGACGATCCGCGCGGCGCGCTCCGCTGGAGCCTGTCCAAGATCCGCCAGGTGCTGGGAGATAGCGAATCCGCCCTGGCCGCCGACCGCAACGCGGTGTCGCTGAAGGTCGAAACCGACTATGCCCGCCTGCAGCCCCTGGTGAAGGGCGAGCTGTCCTCATGGCCGACCGACGAGCTGGAGGCCGTTGTCGCCTCGATCCGCGGCGATGTCCTGGCCGATCTGTCGCTCGAGCGGTGCGCCGAATACGAGGCGTGGCGGCAGGCCATCGCCAGCGAGGTCGAGATCGCCGAGCTCGGCATATTGCGCGAGCTGGTCGAGCGCCTGGCCGGCGAGCCGAAGCGGGCGCTGCCGCTCGCCCGGCGTCTGCGCCGCCTCGTTCCCGAGGATGCAAGCCTTGCGGCCGAGATCGAGGCGCTGGAGGAGAAGGTCAGGACGGCGGCCGCGCAGCCGACGGCACGGTCCGCGCAGCCCGCCACCGCTGTCGCCGCCCCGCCGCAATCGCCTGCGCCCGCCAAGAGGCCGGCGCACGCGCAGGACCCCGGCCGCGCCGTGCATTTCTGCCGCGCCGTCGACGGCACCAGGCTCGCCTATGCCAGGACCGGCAGCGGCCCGCCCATCCTGCGCGCCGCGCACTGGATGTCGCATCTCACCTATGACTGGGACAGCCCGATCTGGCGGCACTGGATCGCGGCGCTGTCGCGCGACAACCAGCTGGTGCGCTATGACGAGCGCTGCAACGGCCTGTCGCAGCGTCAGGTGCCCGACGTCTCCTTCGACACCATGGTCTCCGATCTCGAATGCGTGGTCGAGGCGGCAGGGCTCGACCGCTTTACCCTGCTCGGCCTCTCGCAGAGCTGCGCCGTCTCCATCGCCTACGCCATACGCCATCCCGAGAAGGTATCGGGCATGATCCTCTATGGCGGCTATGTCAAAGGTTGGCGGGCACGCGGCGACGCCGGCGAGATCGCGACGCGCGAGGCGATCGCGACGCTGATGCGCGAGGGCTGGGGCAAGTCGAACCCGATGTTCCGCCAGGTGTTCTGCTCGATGTTCATTCCCGGCGCCACGCACGAGCACTTCGCCTGGATGGACGAATTGCTGCTGCGCACCATCCTTCCGGACGACGCCTGGCGCCTGCAAAGCGCCTTTTCCGTCATCGATGTCGGCGATCTTCTGGAGAAGGTTAGCGTGCCGACCTTGGTGTTGCACGCGCGCGACGACAATGTCGCCCCGGTCGAATCCGGACGCACCCTGGCCGCCGGCATTCCAGGCGCGCGCTTCCTCGAGCTGGAAAGCCGCAACCACATCCTGCTCGAAGGCGAACCCGCCTTCGACGAGTTCGTCGGCCATGTCCGGGCCTTCATCGCCGAAACGGCCGGGTGA